A genomic stretch from Deltaproteobacteria bacterium includes:
- a CDS encoding ABC transporter ATP-binding protein has protein sequence MTILYNVVGLSKSFIKERQPIAVLKGVHFQLQEQEALVVLGASGAGKSTLLHLLGTLDTPTAGQVFYRGEELFLKNDKQLSEFRNNKIGFVFQFHHLISILTALENVMLPLLIRKSDEENARAKALEMLARVGLSHRKDHRPGELSGGEQQRVAIARALVGSPEVLLADEPTGNLDSKTGEEIAQIMIDLQRESNMALLLVTHNEKIANHFSNHRVMEDGVLL, from the coding sequence ATGACAATCCTTTATAATGTCGTTGGGCTTAGCAAATCTTTTATCAAAGAGCGCCAACCCATTGCGGTGCTAAAAGGTGTCCATTTTCAATTACAAGAACAGGAGGCACTGGTGGTGCTGGGCGCTTCTGGGGCTGGCAAATCAACCCTTTTACATTTATTAGGCACCTTAGATACCCCAACCGCAGGGCAAGTGTTTTATCGGGGGGAAGAGCTTTTTTTAAAAAATGATAAACAATTGAGTGAGTTCAGAAATAATAAAATTGGGTTTGTGTTTCAATTTCATCATCTCATTTCAATTTTAACTGCTTTAGAAAACGTGATGTTACCTTTATTAATTAGAAAATCAGATGAAGAAAATGCTCGCGCGAAAGCCTTAGAGATGCTAGCCAGGGTGGGTTTAAGTCACCGCAAGGATCATCGGCCCGGAGAACTCTCTGGGGGGGAACAGCAACGAGTAGCAATCGCAAGGGCTTTGGTCGGCTCCCCTGAAGTATTATTAGCCGATGAACCCACCGGTAATTTAGATAGTAAAACTGGCGAAGAAATTGCTCAAATCATGATAGACCTACAACGTGAATCCAATATGGCCCTTCTTTTAGTGACCCATAACGAAAAAATTGCGAACCATTTTTCTAACCATCGCGTGATGGAAGATGGAGTGTTGTTATGA